In Sulfuricurvum sp., the sequence GGCGAAACAAAAGCTCGCTCTTAGCCAACGCTTTCGAAGCGGTGATGGGGGCGATTTATCTCGAATCAGGATTAGAGACCGTCCGCAATATCACCGTCGAATTTCTCGAACTTGTCCACGAAGATATTTCGCTCAACTCATTGTTTAAAGATTATAAAACCTCTCTCCAAGAGCTCACCCAAGCCCATTTCGGCATCACCCCCGATTATCAACTTATCGCCTCTCACGGACCTGACCATAAAAAAGAGTTTGAAGTTGCCGCCTTTATCGACGGTAAACGGTACGCTTCCGCATTGGGGAAAAGTAAAAAACAAGCGCAACAAGAGGCTGCAAAAATTGCCCTCGACATCCTCTCAAAGGAACTTAAATGAAATATTTAGTTATTCAATAATTTTTCTGTATAGTTGTTCATTTTAAATGGAAGAAAAGGAGGCTTTATGATAGTAGGTATGTTTCTCAAAAATTATAAAGTATACAAAGGTTTAAGATATATACCGATTACAAAGGGCTATAAATTCTCTGCAATTATTGGAGATAATGGAATTGGTAAAAGCTCAATTCTTGAGGCTTTGGATACTTTCTTTAATGACCGACCATGGAATATCAATAAAGAATCTTCATCACGACACGGAACAACCGATACTCATACTCCTCATATTTCAATTATATTTCTAATTGAAAAAAATAAGTTTAAGACTACCGAGAAAAACTATCCAAATATTGAAACAATTAGTAATTATTTATGGTCTTTAGAAGAAAAATATTTTAGAGATGAAGCAAAAGAGTTTATTAAAATAAAAAATGAAATATTGCAATTCAAAGATACTCACTTTCTAGTTATTACAGGAAAACAATATGGTGCTAATGAAAATGAAGTTCATTTTAGTACCCTTGATAAAAAAATAAGAGAACTTTTTAAAAATATTCCAGAAGAAACTATCCCTTCAACTAGCAAAAATACAGACGAGGATACATCTACATTAGCAGAAGAAAAAGAATTTAAATCAAAATTTAAGGATTTTAATTCCTATATCAAAGAAAAATATTCTTATATATATATCCCAGTTGAAATTGATATCAAAGAATTTACAAAGCTTGAAACGACTGATATGCAAAAACTAATGGGTCAAGACATCAAAAAAGTAATTCGTGAAGCTGTTGGAGATGGTGAACTACAAAAAATTAATACATCGCTTAATACATTTGTAGAAAATATTGAAAAGGCCTTAACAAAATATAAATATAAAAGTAAAGCCGGTCGAATCAACATAAGTCCAGCAGAAATTGTAAATAAAATTATTGAATTATTTTTTTCTATACGAACCTTACATAAAGAACAAAACCAAAATTTACTCTCAGTAGAATTATTAAGTGCAGGCGAAAAAAGACAAGCAGTTTTGGACATAGCTGAAGCATTTTTAACAGCACAAATTGGTAAATTTGACCGAGAAATCATAATAGGTATAGATGAACCGGAAGCTTCACTAAATGTAGCAAAATGCTATGAACAATTTGAAAAACTTCTTAATTTAGCAACTAATAATAATCAAATTCTACTTACTACACATTGGTATGGATTTTTACCAATTATTTCAAAAGGAACTGCACATTTTATAACAAATTCTAAAATCACTTCTTTTAATCTATTCAATTATAGAGAAGCTTTAAAACACATGACACAAAACAGAAAAGAGCTCCCTGATGATATCAACTTAAAAAGTTTAAATGATTTAATACAATCAATCGTTTCTTCTGTAAAATCTGAGGATCCATATAATTGGTTAATATGTGAAGGAAGTTCAGAAAAAATATATTTTGAACATTATTTATCAAATGAAATTAAAAATAATAAACTACGTATTTTACCTGTAGGTGGAGCACCAGAAGTTAAAAGAATTTTTGAATATTTAGAGTTGCCCCTTAAAGAAAAAGAAAAAGCAATCAAAGGTAAAATCTTGTGTCTTATAGATACAGATAAACAAAGAATTGATTTTGAAGCAAAAGAGTATGATCATTTAAAAGCCAGAAGATTATTAAACACAAATAAAATTATTGAATTGGTTGCTGTAACAAATAAAACACACACACCACCCACAGAAATAGAAGATTGTTTAGACCCTATAATATTTTTAGAAACCTTAAAAAAATTTCAAGATACTGATATCAAAACTATTTTAAATGATACTAATAACATAGACACTTCAGCAACAAATTCATATTATTGTTTAAATCTCAGAGAAAGTGACAAAGATAAAATCAAAAACTTTTTCGATCAAAACGATGGATATCGAAAAATTGAATTTGCAAATAAATATGTTGAAGTTGCAAAAGAATTAAATCATACGAATACAATGCTTACTGATTATATAAAAAATATATTCCAATAATAAAATTAATAAAGGATAACATAATATGAACCGCTTCGGAGAACGTTTTTGCATTAGCACTTTTGGTGAATCCCACGGCAAAGCTATCGGATGTATGCTCGATGGTGTCCCTGCGGGGCTAGCAATCGATGAGGCATATATTCAAAGCGAATTAGACCGCCGTAAACCGGGACAAAACGAGTTTGCAACTGCGCGCAAAGAAGACGATAAAGTCGAAATCCTTAGCGGTGTATTCGAAGGTCTCAGCACCGGAACTTCCATCATGATGGTGATTTATAATACCGACCAAAAAAGCGGTGATTACTCCAACGTCAAAGATATTTTCCGCCCAGGCCACGCTGATTTTACCTATTTTCATAAATACGGATTACGCGATTATCGCGGAGGTGGTCGCTCAAGTGCCCGCGAAACAGCCGCGCGGGTTGCGGGGGGTGCGGTAGCCAAACTGATGCTCAAAATATTGGGAATCGACTTTGCCAGCGGTATCAGTGCCATACACGGTATCGAATCACAAAATTTAAACTTTGAGTATCCGAAAAACAGCCCTATCTATGCCCTCGACCCTTCCGTCGAAGAGGCTCAAAAAGCGGCTATTTTGGAGGCAAAAAACGCTCATGATTCGGTCGGCGGTGTTGCGACGGTAAAAATCAGCGGACTCCCTATCGGACTCGGTGAGGGGCTTTATTACAAACTCGATGCGGTGTTAGCCTCAGCGATGATGGGTATTAATGCGGTAAAAGCGGTCGAAATCGGCGAGGGGATTCACAGTGCGGAGCTTCTCGCGAGCGAAAACAACGACTCCATCACACCCAACGGCTTTAAAACCAACCACTCTGGGGGGATTTTAGGGGGTATGAGCAACGGGGATGATGTGCTATTACGCGTTCATTTCAAACCAACCCCTTCAATCTTTATCGAGCAAGAGAGTACGAACACCGATAACGAAAGTGTTAGCGTCTCCCTCAAAGGGCGACATGATCCGTGCGTCGCCGTACGCGGGTCAGTTGTTGCCGAATCGATGGCGGCGCTCGTATGTGCTGATATGGTATTACTCAATATGGGACGCACGATGAGTGGGTTACAGGGATATTACAAGTAATCATTTCTATAAGTTCCCCGTCATTCCCGCTAAGGCGGGCATTGTGCCCCCTGCGGGTGAATCCAGCTTTATTTTAGTGGGGGATGGATTCCCGCCTTCGCGGGAATGACGAAATAGCTATTATCTCCCATTAAGAAACTTTCCACTACCATAGGAAATCTTTTCCAAGGATTTGCTTGTGAGTGATACTCAAAAATGCTACCTACTTGATACCTCCGTTATCCTCGATGATCCCACCAACATTTTACGAATCAGCCAAGAGAATGCCAACGCTGTCGTTATCACCAATATCGTCTTAGCCGAACTTAACAGTAAAAAAGACGACATACGCTCCGAAGCGGGCTATATGGCACGTGAATTCTTTCGCCTTGCCGATGTCGCTTTCGGTGAACCCATCGCCGCCATAGAGCTTCCCGAATGTATTTTAGAGACCCTCGATACGGCTCAATGCAAAGAGGATCGCTATTATCGGCTCGATCTCAAATATGACCGTTCACTGCACGGAGGTGAAGAGACTCTTATCGAGCTTATCATCATCCATCGTGAACACTACCGTATCTCCTCCTCATTTACTGAGCCAAAAGGGATAAATGATGCCAAAATCGGCGAAATTGCCGATGATTATGATCTCACCCTCCTCACGAACGACATGTCGTTTCGGATTGCCTCAGAAATTCGCGGTATCCCTACCGAGAGCATCCGCAACAGCAGTGTCGAGTCCCCTGAATCAATCGATTTTAACTATACCTACACCTATACCGAAACCCCTGAATTTCCTACCGATATGGAGCATCACAACTTCAATCAGCTCACCTTTATCCAACAAGCCCTTAGCAGTACCAACGAAACTTACGAGACAGGGATTCAGCGTCACGCGTTTAGCGTCAATAACAACCTAGAGTGGTGTGATTTCGACCGCCGATTCGGTGAACACTTCGATGATGACTTAGTTCGACCGCTCAATCTGGAACAAAAGTTTTATTACTCCATGATGACCCATCCCCAAAACTACGTCACCGTGGTTGCTGGGTCTACCGGTTCGGGGAAAACACTCGTAGCGTTGCAAGCGGGATTAGAGCTGGTGAGCGAGGGGATTGTCGAGGGGATTGTTTATGCTCGTAACACCGTCACCTCCAACGACCAACAAGCCGAACTCGGATTTCGAAAAGGGGACGAAGAGCAAAAACTGGGTTATTTCATGTATCCCCTCTACTCTGCCATCAACTTTACTATTGAACACCAAAGTAAACGCTCCATCGATGCACGGGTCGAATATACTGGAAATACCAACTCCGTCAAACGGGAAAATGCAACCGAAACCTTTATGAAAAAATACAACATCGAAGTGATGGATATCGCCCACATGCGGGGAACAACAATCTCACGCAAATTCGTCATCATCGATGAGGCGCAAAATATGACCAATGCCACCCTCAAACTTATCGGTACGCGGATGGGTGATGAAACCCGCCTCGTCGTGATGGGAGATCCGGGGCAAATTGACCATCCGTTCCTCTCAAAACGTCGAAATGCCCTTGTGACATTGCTCAACAAAGCACAACACAGTAATTTTATCGGCGGCATTCAACTGCGCCACACCATCCGTAGTAATGTTGCCGATTGGTTTGATAAGAATTTTTAGGGGTTACTGTGGACGATTTTTTACTCTATTCAATCGAATCGTTCCCTCCTCTAAGAGAGACTATTCTCAAACTTAACGACCTCTACAACGCCGAGGAGATTAACAACAAAGCAGTTGAACGCCTTGTAGAATCCGATCCACTTCTTTATACCGATATTTTACGCTACGCTAACTCCCCCCAGTACGGATTTAAAAAACCGCTCTCCAATATCTCACAAGTAATTTCCCTTTTTGGACTTAACTCTCTAAAAGGTATGGCGATGGTTGCCGCACTTAAAGCTCATCCGTTTAACGATCTCACACCCTTTGGGATTACTATTGAGATATGGTTTAAAGTGATGGAGAGACAACAAGCATTTTTGAATCTTTGGCTAGGAAAAACAGAGCGTCATCTTCTTAAATCCCTTGGGGCTCTCCCTTTTATCCTTGAAATAGGTCGTCTTATCGCCTCTTATGCACTGATGTTTGCCTCCAATCCTTATAGATTTACCAAAAATTCTCCCCAAGAGCTCCTTTTGGAAGAGAAAAATATTATCGGAAGTTCCGGCGATGAACTGGCCTGCAAACTGTTCGAGCTATGGTTTTTTGATACCACTTTGATTAATTGCCTCCAGTATTCACTTGCACCTGCTTATGCACATGATCCAAAATTGTGTGCTGTCCTCAAATGTGCACGTCTCCTTTTTACACTCAAAGGTATTGAACCATTTGAGACGATTGAACCTATCTTGGAAGAATATTCCTTAAATATAACCTCTGCAAAACTCGCCTATGAAACCATTACAGGAGAAATCACATGAAACAATTTACCCTTTCGGAACTCAAACTCATTACCTCAGAGCTACGTGTTTTATACGTTGAAGATGAGGCAATGATTCGTGATGGATTACTTGCAAGCTTAAAACAGCTTTTTAAAGAGGTAGATGCTGCCGAAAATGGCTCAGAAGGGTTAAAACTTTATAACACCAATCACTATGACCTCATCATCACCGATATATCGATGCCTACTATGGATGGGATCACCATGATTGATCAGATTAAAGAAGTAAATTCTGAAGCTCCCATTATCGTCACTTCCGCTCAAAATGATGCTGATAGACTACTCACGTTAATCAATCTTGGGGTTGATCGCTTCCTTACCAAACCGATCAATAAAATCAATCTTATCAATGCCTTGTACAGCGTATGCTCTGCCATCGACAACCGACGAAAAATCAAAGCGTATCAAGAAGATCTAGAGCATAAGATTCGTATTCTTCAAACCCAAATCAAAAAAGAGCATATCAAAAGTCAACAAGTCAAAAATGTTAACCCTATACCCTGTTCTGAGGCTAACCAAGACTACTTCAGCCAACTTCTCCCCGATGAGATAGATGAGCTACGCGATCTCAATGAAGAGCTTGATAGCGATATTTTAATGATGTTTCAAAATGATCACATCGATTACCCTTCTATTTCCCATATAGCAAAACAGTACGGACGTTACGGCGCTATTCTCTATGCGCATACCCTTTTTGTAGAGATAGGTCTTCAACTACAGGAGATGGCACGTGCATTTGAAATACATAAAGATGTATTTATCGAAAAAATCTCCTCGTTGCGTGAACTATTAGAGAGTTTTAATTTTACCCTCATAACATTTAGACAAAATGTATGGGAAAAACCATCTTCTGACCCATGCTTTTATAACGCGTCCCTTTTAAGCGATATCCAGCTTATCCATAACATCCTCACCCAAACCGAAGTCGACGGTGAGATAGAATTTTTCTAATGCACACTATTAATCTCCTCTATATAGGGCATCGCCAATCCTCTATGGAGATGATTCATCATTACTTCCCCACAATGCAACAGCTCACTAACGGTACTGACATACTCCAAGAGGTAATCCACAACTCCTTTGATGCGATTTTGATCGATGATTCACTTCCTTTTAGCGAAGCGCTCAACACCGTAGAGAAAATCAAAATGGTCAAAAAATCTCTTCTTACCATCATTGTAGCTACCCATCCAACCTGTGAAGAGCTTCTGCAAGCTGTCCGCATCTCTATCAATGCCGTACTGACACTCCCGTTGCAAACCCATGAGATTGAAGAGATGTCAAAAAAACTCTATTTTATCTCCCTCTCCAACCAGCAAACAATCAAACAAAATCTCTTATTAAACCAATACAAAAACGCCCTTGACTCTTGCCTCAATATCTCTAAAACCAATATTAACGGTGTCATAACCTATGTTAATGAACATTTTTGCTACCTCTATGGGTATAAAGCCGAAGAGATTATCGGGCAAAGACACGTACTTTTTCACCATCCTGAGAATACTGCAAAAGAGCAGATGATCGATTTATGGAAAAAGGCTCAATCAAAACATGTATGGCATGGTACACTTATCAACAAAGCTAAATCAGAGGATGACATCTATACCGATACCTATATCATCCCTCTTTTAAACGGTAAATACGAAATCGAAGAGTATATGGATATGCGAATCGATGTCACCGCACTTGAAACCCATCTGCGTACCCTTCAAACAAAAATTTACGAAGCTACCCAAGAGATAAAAGGGCAGCAAGAAAGCCTTATTGCACAATCACGTTCGGCGGCATTGGGAGAGATGTTTGACAATATCGCCCACCAATGGCGTCAACCCATCGGGGCGATCAATAACGCGATTATT encodes:
- a CDS encoding AAA family ATPase; amino-acid sequence: MIVGMFLKNYKVYKGLRYIPITKGYKFSAIIGDNGIGKSSILEALDTFFNDRPWNINKESSSRHGTTDTHTPHISIIFLIEKNKFKTTEKNYPNIETISNYLWSLEEKYFRDEAKEFIKIKNEILQFKDTHFLVITGKQYGANENEVHFSTLDKKIRELFKNIPEETIPSTSKNTDEDTSTLAEEKEFKSKFKDFNSYIKEKYSYIYIPVEIDIKEFTKLETTDMQKLMGQDIKKVIREAVGDGELQKINTSLNTFVENIEKALTKYKYKSKAGRINISPAEIVNKIIELFFSIRTLHKEQNQNLLSVELLSAGEKRQAVLDIAEAFLTAQIGKFDREIIIGIDEPEASLNVAKCYEQFEKLLNLATNNNQILLTTHWYGFLPIISKGTAHFITNSKITSFNLFNYREALKHMTQNRKELPDDINLKSLNDLIQSIVSSVKSEDPYNWLICEGSSEKIYFEHYLSNEIKNNKLRILPVGGAPEVKRIFEYLELPLKEKEKAIKGKILCLIDTDKQRIDFEAKEYDHLKARRLLNTNKIIELVAVTNKTHTPPTEIEDCLDPIIFLETLKKFQDTDIKTILNDTNNIDTSATNSYYCLNLRESDKDKIKNFFDQNDGYRKIEFANKYVEVAKELNHTNTMLTDYIKNIFQ
- the rnc gene encoding ribonuclease III, with the protein product MNDLQTLQQRLGYQFHNTKLLIEALTHKSHKQPYNNERLEFLGDAVLDLVVGEYLYKKFPKFDEGDLSKMRASLVNEDGFTLLANHLHLGEYIFLSNAEENNNGRNKSSLLANAFEAVMGAIYLESGLETVRNITVEFLELVHEDISLNSLFKDYKTSLQELTQAHFGITPDYQLIASHGPDHKKEFEVAAFIDGKRYASALGKSKKQAQQEAAKIALDILSKELK
- a CDS encoding PhoH family protein — translated: MSDTQKCYLLDTSVILDDPTNILRISQENANAVVITNIVLAELNSKKDDIRSEAGYMAREFFRLADVAFGEPIAAIELPECILETLDTAQCKEDRYYRLDLKYDRSLHGGEETLIELIIIHREHYRISSSFTEPKGINDAKIGEIADDYDLTLLTNDMSFRIASEIRGIPTESIRNSSVESPESIDFNYTYTYTETPEFPTDMEHHNFNQLTFIQQALSSTNETYETGIQRHAFSVNNNLEWCDFDRRFGEHFDDDLVRPLNLEQKFYYSMMTHPQNYVTVVAGSTGSGKTLVALQAGLELVSEGIVEGIVYARNTVTSNDQQAELGFRKGDEEQKLGYFMYPLYSAINFTIEHQSKRSIDARVEYTGNTNSVKRENATETFMKKYNIEVMDIAHMRGTTISRKFVIIDEAQNMTNATLKLIGTRMGDETRLVVMGDPGQIDHPFLSKRRNALVTLLNKAQHSNFIGGIQLRHTIRSNVADWFDKNF
- a CDS encoding HDOD domain-containing protein → MDDFLLYSIESFPPLRETILKLNDLYNAEEINNKAVERLVESDPLLYTDILRYANSPQYGFKKPLSNISQVISLFGLNSLKGMAMVAALKAHPFNDLTPFGITIEIWFKVMERQQAFLNLWLGKTERHLLKSLGALPFILEIGRLIASYALMFASNPYRFTKNSPQELLLEEKNIIGSSGDELACKLFELWFFDTTLINCLQYSLAPAYAHDPKLCAVLKCARLLFTLKGIEPFETIEPILEEYSLNITSAKLAYETITGEIT
- a CDS encoding response regulator, producing the protein MKQFTLSELKLITSELRVLYVEDEAMIRDGLLASLKQLFKEVDAAENGSEGLKLYNTNHYDLIITDISMPTMDGITMIDQIKEVNSEAPIIVTSAQNDADRLLTLINLGVDRFLTKPINKINLINALYSVCSAIDNRRKIKAYQEDLEHKIRILQTQIKKEHIKSQQVKNVNPIPCSEANQDYFSQLLPDEIDELRDLNEELDSDILMMFQNDHIDYPSISHIAKQYGRYGAILYAHTLFVEIGLQLQEMARAFEIHKDVFIEKISSLRELLESFNFTLITFRQNVWEKPSSDPCFYNASLLSDIQLIHNILTQTEVDGEIEFF
- a CDS encoding ATP-binding protein, producing the protein MHTINLLYIGHRQSSMEMIHHYFPTMQQLTNGTDILQEVIHNSFDAILIDDSLPFSEALNTVEKIKMVKKSLLTIIVATHPTCEELLQAVRISINAVLTLPLQTHEIEEMSKKLYFISLSNQQTIKQNLLLNQYKNALDSCLNISKTNINGVITYVNEHFCYLYGYKAEEIIGQRHVLFHHPENTAKEQMIDLWKKAQSKHVWHGTLINKAKSEDDIYTDTYIIPLLNGKYEIEEYMDMRIDVTALETHLRTLQTKIYEATQEIKGQQESLIAQSRSAALGEMFDNIAHQWRQPIGAINNAIINAEFALELAGMTTDEILETFKQINTYTAFLSGTIDDFRNFSNPDKDKTIFPLHQCIGQTINIIRGAYEMNNISLEYTPDNALRTITVYGPQGELSQVLLNILSNARDAIKENGYDSGNVRIDLSATDDSITLSITDNAGGIPETVLPKIFDPYFTTKNKVQGSGIGLYMSKTIIEKHFEGKIEAANEEKGAIFTITLPIHNYKE
- the aroC gene encoding chorismate synthase, coding for MNRFGERFCISTFGESHGKAIGCMLDGVPAGLAIDEAYIQSELDRRKPGQNEFATARKEDDKVEILSGVFEGLSTGTSIMMVIYNTDQKSGDYSNVKDIFRPGHADFTYFHKYGLRDYRGGGRSSARETAARVAGGAVAKLMLKILGIDFASGISAIHGIESQNLNFEYPKNSPIYALDPSVEEAQKAAILEAKNAHDSVGGVATVKISGLPIGLGEGLYYKLDAVLASAMMGINAVKAVEIGEGIHSAELLASENNDSITPNGFKTNHSGGILGGMSNGDDVLLRVHFKPTPSIFIEQESTNTDNESVSVSLKGRHDPCVAVRGSVVAESMAALVCADMVLLNMGRTMSGLQGYYK